The region TGATGCGTTTCGTTAGCAGTGGTACAGAAGCAACAATGAGTGCTGTAAGAGCTGCGAGAGCTTTTACTGGACGAAATAAGTTTGTCAAATTTGAAGGTTGTTACCATGGGCACGCGGATCAGTTTTTAGTGAAAGCGGGTAGTGGGCTTGCAACATTGGGTAACACAAGTTCTGCTGGTGTTCCTTTAGGAACTACTCAAGATACATTAACAGCTATTTATAATAGTATTGAAAGTATTGATGAGGTTTTTGCTAAATATGGATCTGACATTGCTGCAGTTATTATTGAACCTATTGCAGCTAATATGGGATTAGTGTTACCTAAACAAGGTTACTTAGAATATTTGAGGGAAATTACCACAAAAAATGGAACTATACTTATTTTTGATGAGGTAATGACTGGCTTTCGTATAGCAAAAGGGGGAAGCGCAGAATATTTTAATGTAACTCCTGATCTCTGGACTTTTGGAAAAATAATTGGTGGTGGATTACCTGCGGCAGCATATGGTGGAAAAAAAGAAATTATGCAGGTTGTTTCACCTCTAGGTCATGCTTACCAAGCAGGAACTCTTTCAGGCAATCCTTTAGCTATGATTGCTGGGTATCATACTCTTTGTGAATTAGAGAAAGAAAATGCATTTGATAAGCTAGAGCAGCTAGGTAAATATTTAGATCAAGTGGTTCATAATAAGCTAATTAATTATATTGAAAAAGCAAAAGTTTGTTACGTAAGAAGTGGTTCGTTTTTTTGTTTCTTTTTTGGAACAAATAAAGCTCCGCAGAATTTTTCAGATGTAGAGCAAACAAATATG is a window of Pigmentibacter ruber DNA encoding:
- the hemL gene encoding glutamate-1-semialdehyde 2,1-aminomutase; this translates as MKNQQQLEKSKDVMERSRKVFPGGVNSPVRSFRSVGGTPIVFSHGKGKYLFDVDGNRYVDFCSSWGPLILGYSHPKVVEALKFQIEQAVTFGAPSLLEVELAEKIQSWVNGIEMMRFVSSGTEATMSAVRAARAFTGRNKFVKFEGCYHGHADQFLVKAGSGLATLGNTSSAGVPLGTTQDTLTAIYNSIESIDEVFAKYGSDIAAVIIEPIAANMGLVLPKQGYLEYLREITTKNGTILIFDEVMTGFRIAKGGSAEYFNVTPDLWTFGKIIGGGLPAAAYGGKKEIMQVVSPLGHAYQAGTLSGNPLAMIAGYHTLCELEKENAFDKLEQLGKYLDQVVHNKLINYIEKAKVCYVRSGSFFCFFFGTNKAPQNFSDVEQTNMNMFNKVYHKLLENGIYLGPSGYEVGFLSLAIEHCDLDKLVAVIHNELAIEEI